From Rutidosis leptorrhynchoides isolate AG116_Rl617_1_P2 chromosome 3, CSIRO_AGI_Rlap_v1, whole genome shotgun sequence, a single genomic window includes:
- the LOC139900126 gene encoding uncharacterized protein: protein MLEVVASYDLWIWHAYFEPAGSNNDINVLNQSDLFSDLLHDRAPEVRYHVNGVEFKKGYYLADGIYPEWATLVKSFTCPIEPKSMKFKRYQEPARKDVERAFGILQGLWGIIKNPARPYSINKIRRIMYCYVILHNMITEDNGRVICELEEDYLRNPNNLPRRSWRERVEVQLRMDKELRDSRVHHQLRNALIEHIWNLPPNYRARNNLRQEPLASEDNLDNSDE, encoded by the coding sequence ATGCTTGAAGTGGTGGCTTCATATGATTTGTGGATATGGCATGCTTACTTTGAACCAGCGGGTTCAAACAATGACATCAATGTTCTTAATCAATCTGATTTGTTCAGTGACTTACTACATGATAGGGCGCCCGAAGTCAGGTATCACGtgaatggggttgaatttaaaaaAGGATATTACCTTGCAGACGGAATTTATCCAGAATGGGCGACACTTGTTAAGTCGTTTACATGTCCGATTGAACCAAAGTCTATGAAATTCAAGAGATATCAAGAACCTGCAAGAAAGGATGTTGAGCGTGCATTCGGAATACTTCAAGGTCTTTGGGGTATCATTAAAAACCCGGCAAGACCATATAGCATCAACAAGATAAGAAGAATTATGTATTGTTATGTGATTTTACATAACATGATAACAGAAGACAATGGACGAGTAATATGTGAACTTGAAGAAGACTATCTCAGAAACCCAAATAACCTACCACGACGATCATGGCGAGAGAGGGTTGAAGTGCAACTTCGAATGGACAAAGAATTACGAGATTCGAGAGTGCATCATCAACTTCGAAATGCTCTCATCGAACATATCTGGAACCTCCCACCGAATTATCGTGCTCGTAATAATTTACGCCAAGAACCTTTAGCTTCCGAAGATAATTTGGATAATTCAGATGAATAA